tgtgaaagaaaatcctaaaatgcaAATATTGGGTGTTTCAAGTGTTCGTGTTTTGAACATAAAAACAGCCCAGGACACTGAATGTCTCAGGCATAAAAGTCTTTGAGCCAATTCTCCTGTATCACTGGTATAATTGTCTTGCTCTTCATGTaaaccaatttgtagtatcctccaaccacgtacttagcaatcataaaaggctCTTCCCAGTTAGAACTCCTTGTGGAATGGAGATTACGTTTGGTTGCCTTGAAAACTAAATCCCATTCAtataatttgttaggcttggttgctcGTGcgctgaatatcttctgttggtttggAATTCCTTGTATAGTGGGATTCCCCGTTTGTGGAGATTTCCAATgctgcggcacatgtggacactcgtgcaaggGAGAATATTTAGGATATTGATTGTTGTGTTCGGTCATTATTCCAGCAATGACCATATCAATGAGACGCTGAATTAGGAGAGGCTCGGcgtccaaccacttggtgaaatgttgctgaggcgagactaaccactcataatgTTTGGGGATAGCTTGGTTATGAGTAAAATTGAGTCCCCGGAccagggtagcatatttgaaagttgataatatggacgcaCGAGAAGGAacaagacttgcctgagtacggaatCTTTTAACGAAATCATGTGCGCTCTCTTTAGGTTTTTGTTTAAGTGCTATCAAGTCTTAATCTTTCCCTAGATGTTCGAATGATGGATCTTCCTCTATTTCTTCGGAATCAGAgatttcttcaacagagaaataTGCAACTGAAGGTGTTGTAGTTACCTTTCTAGTATGAATCCACGTCCGTCCGAGGattatgtcatatcctggatcttctctgaTTATATGAAATTTGGTTTCCGCCCAGGTTGAACCAACTTTCATCTTGAGAAAGATGTAACCAGACGCGTCTCTGGATATTCCTTCGTGATATCTGACTGAGACgggagcatgagtggcttcttgtcgagtgatgcctgcagatctgagagttttcaaaaggatgatattgacagcagtgccaacatagaccaacgctcgcttgaattcattccCTTTGATAttgactgtggtgagcagtcctcagtcatacatttctttttcAGTGACCGCGGGCTCAGGGAGCGTTTCTGGAATGGACAGTCGTTTACCGAATACGATATGGTTCAAATCCGCAAACATTTTCATCCTTTGATCCATtcacagataaagcaattcgcagacatgctcgatcaatgattgaactgcttctttgactggttgttcagagtgtgtgaaggttctgattgggataggattcttgtgtactccttcagtccccagttcttctgaatcgaccttttctttgaatatgcgtttcaaagttctgcaatagCTTGTTGGGtaactgacatacctatgaaagaGACAGTAGCATGGATTTTCTATTTCTTCCTCTGTTGGCTCTCTTCTGACGGGTGGTAgtttgatcgcaccatcttgaatccagacttccaacaGCTCGATCACTCCTTAAATGGGGAAAGGAAATTCTAGTTCTTCCTGGTCATTCTGTTGACGCTGAGCCGGTGGTTGTGCATTCCtggtctggttgtccttccttggtgtttttgtaggatgggacgttggaggagcattcttatgacgttggaggagcattcttgtgtgtgattgatcacaagagattcaagtagttgtgtgcaggtgtttattgaagatctaagaatatttgaagacaaagaagagatagaagatttctgacttggttatataaatatttggtatgcacaatacttgtttcggtaaaagaggatccaactataatcgatttatccttgtggtattttgatTGAATAGttttgtagatcggcatcaatacgtttccttgggattaaaggtattgattgcaaaatcttaacgattaccttttggtgattgaacataagatagatcttggaacctgacaaaggagtttatgttaagataaactgaagagcctttgtccaactcatatcacttggttgaagagagttgataccaaacagatttgttgttcctttactgtttggaatacgaaccaaaataattggtccaagtacgtgacttgtttacaggtcggaggcttgggaatacagacggaactaggtgaactatatgtttagatgcttggtctcaactataagaagttggtttattttgtatagcggcttaatcctgagaatattcaattctggataaggtcccggggttttctgcatttgcggttttcctcgttaacaaaatcttgttgtgtcatttgctTTAAATTTCcctattataattgttttattataattaaagtaaattacacaaatgttaattcctatttacttgataagaaatcctattgtgtttggttaagtccgaatctttgtatcaagtaaacatacttcgttgttgtattgtctcgatctcgtatccatagacaatcacacgaagtgtgaaccgatttgttttattgtctcgactcattccatagacaatcactttaagagaaaggacttataggaaggaaaagttttagcttgaggtatatttgggtgccctcgccttttcagtcatTATACCAGATGTATGCTCGGCCTATCAGAGATTTAgataattccttcagacggataACATAGTTGTGTTCGttctctcctagtgcctccaggaatagagagacgtgttctcgagcgttccctgtttctttgtacagtgtgaacgttggggaagtgtagtcCTTCGGGAGAGGAgttctttgtgtagcagcaggatatggaggttgatgacgatgaaaaAATGGTGTTTTGTCTTTtactcgatcctccatgaagcgttccaggtccacACGGGTGATGGAGCCTGCAGGTTCCTTCGTTGGTGGGTTATCCGCaaccttgtggacttcatcatcgtcatactacatggattggagtgacctcAGGATCAGCAGTCGTCTCTTTGGCCTTTaccttctcctgagttttctctgacatcttttcagtgagagttttgagataattgcatagctctttctgtgttgcatccatgtcaatctgatttttggcgagagtctcttgcaccttcataagatcatctatggtaggcggattttctcttaTTTCTTCGGGAGAGCGGCCGAACAGGGGATGGTCTCCAATATtttttgaggaggagtggtatcaccagTACCGATGTTGGAAGCAGgggtagtttctggagtaccgccgttgttgctagtgttatcgttgtttgtgttaggatttgtaactgaacctgacctaagatcaaccattttgtgaaagttgagattgcaaccgagagattaatctcccagtgtggtcgccaatctgtagatggggaaaaacgatttgctggttttttaggaaagtgaagagatgagggttcggacgagactcctcaaccgagcaaaatgcttaacctcacacagatgcactgcacgggagttatttgagttcgagagatcaatctgtaggaccccgacctaaaccaagtcaatggacgttcaagagtcaattcgatcacaaagagggagatgggttgatctgtaggagggaaactgagaattgtgggatcaatgatgatcaaggattgtggatgtgttgaaggtttctgcaagtatgTGAACTGTGTAAATAAGTTTTGATCGAGGCAATTGTTCTGTACAGAAGAATGTTGTTCTCATTCattgattttatacttatttatattgtcagaatagtgaacacattgatcccagtaagtgtgatggtttcttgagtgaaagagtgggaaagtaggATATCGTGgcaaaatcagttccatgtcgtgtggatacttggttgatcgtccaACCACTACTTTGgtaactccctcaaccgcttgcacgacttactcacatttctcattgtggatgaacacacatgCTGTAGGCCgcgagaccaaaaccctaattgatatcccccatgtgacgtgattgatatctcacgaacgtggagtctgcaaagaagacgtgtatttgattagtcagtcgttgactttattagacagtgagtctaagttttgttgaattgagcatgattaaCGAATGCtcggtgattcatggattgagaaaatattgtaaattcgatgaattgttgaatatttagttGAATTAATATTCAACAGAATATTGATAGTTACATGCATTTGAgtgagtattgctcattcgaaaaaatactgaatattgatagttggatcaattttcgagcaactaagcaagtattgctcaattcgacaaattactgaatattgatagttggatcaatattcgatcaactgagcaagtattgctcaattcgataaattactgaatattgatagttggatcaatattcagcaactgagcaagtattgctcaattcgataaattactgaatattgatagttggatcagtattcgagcaattgagcaagtattgctcattcgatgaattatcggtaacgtgacccaataaaatattaatcaaaatattggtagcctaccaaatattatataattaatccagatgttgattgttgggtgagcataaatttattagtgtttgaaatttctCAAAtaatgatttgcagagcatttgttcgaaaccctgattttgatcaattgttcatcaattgatgatttattgaaaataggccATTGAGTGAAGGAGTGACCTGCTACATGGGATGAAGGACGACCATGTAgcacccaagtgctcgagtgagcgtgcactaaAGTCCTTGGTTGACTGGTTGGtgattggtgaaaggatgattaaatgctggtttaaaacctaatagtgctcgtctgagcattaggtgataaaacctaattatagagaaGCGAGGGACCGGCAAAGGGAGCATagaaccgtcccttggtggtgtgggaccagctgacggtcgattgagcaaattccaagttggttggaaagagtttggacccaatatgagcaattgagcaaattaggtcagaattataaagatgtgtgggaccggctccttgcaagccttagggccgaccttggtcggtcaaggaagcatgcccgtgtcaccataatgtccgtgtctcagtgctgggagttttggtattttctggtgtgcgtttgagcaatttttgggattttcagaaaagtttgatctttgactaaaattcttgatttttgctcgaatgagcaagtagagctttgctcgtttgatcaatattttgaggatattaaaataataatatttaatattttacgtgaatagcctagtcggtcatgtgaccatttgactttttggctttttcatggtttgagcaatatttgagaaaatatgaagaaatcaaggtttttgctcaaacggatgagtttcatgagatgagggaaataataattatgaaaacaagggattacaaagtgtgggaccggccatgactaGGGAATGAACGGCCGGCTAGGTATCCCGGGTCCCGTGACACTTTCCcttattattaatttttcatcttttaggaaaatatggagaaaccgtgagttttgctcaaacaaggaaagttgcttgaatgaaggagttctcatgagatcatgaaaataataaaataaaaaaataaataaaggaagaAGCGTGGGGGACCGggtctattttattttttattattattttctctctcctattttgtgtactGGCTTGAATCGCGTCATTTGTAGGTGGTATACACTAGATGTTCAAATTCTTAAAAGACATCAGTGTACTTGAAAATGCACAGACATGACCACATATTTGTTCATTTTTATACTTCAATAGACTTTCTATTCCCTCTAGCTGCCTTGGGAATTCTTGTggccaatttttttctcctatggGACCTATAAACCAACAGTCAAAGATGGCCGGCATCATCTCTTAGCCCGTGGTGTTTCATGTGAAGCCCATGTTGGCTTGCCTGTAGTTGCTTAGGTCGGTCTTCCTGGCTTAGCCGTGTTTGACATTTGCTTTATCATAATGGATTGGGCACTTAATTCAGAGCTCCAAAGATTCCATTCTGATGTTGGTGGGTAACAAAAAACCAAATATAAGctctttgatttgatttgattatgtcGGCATTCATTTATCTAAAGAATGTGTATTTGATTTGGCcattgaaagaaaatgaaaagaattTTATGTTGCTTCTTTTTTTTCCGTTCAAAAAacggagaaaaagaaaagaaaagaaaagaaaagaaaagaaaatgaaatgaaataatATAGAATCTTATCTCTCGTTTGtctatatttttgaatgctcgttcgtgcatttgggtgctcgttcatgcatcatcgttgagtacacttgcaccattttcttggggcttactcggtgatagtccagacgcccgattgttgagtaattattactaattcatgaaattcagcggagaacgattcatgaaacggagtaataattatgaattgtgcatctattactaatccataaatccagtcggggaattcagggaacggagtaatgagatataagagattattttctaggaattcagtggatgaatgtcatgatagaattaatctatttgcagaatcgatatatgagataattgaagcatcatattcgttctgaagggtgcatagtcagggaacaacgtgcagcgtcgacgtcctgaaggcgttaagccctgtaataaacaattatgtctagagagccgcctgaatctatacacggtctctctacatagtcagggaacaatgtgcaacgtcgacgtcctgaaggcgttaatccctctaacaaacaattatgtctagagaaccgctcAATtgttattctatgtagaggtgggtctctctctgTAGTcaggaacaacgtgcagcgtcgacGTCTTGAAGGTTTTAAGcttctaacaaacaattatgtctagagaacctcccaattatttgactctacatagaggtcatgatgaaatgcgcaacatcgaacgctcatccggggaggcctttcgagaaacatattcatcatggctctgagaggaacactcactcagtcagagatcgtgaaaaggttcacggatcataaaatatgaatcctcacatgcgttcctgaagcccggtcagaaacatgcagtatcatgattttacgattttgacctttgtcgaaaatccaccatcaacaccagcaaAACTTGGTAAAATCATCAATGATATTAACATAATATTTGAATCCATTAACTGAAACAACGGGTGCAGGACCCCATACATCCATGTGTAACAGTTGTAGCGGTGCAGTAGTAGATGACATTGACATATAGAAAGGTTTCTTATGACTTCTACATACTTGACACTCAGTACAAGTAAGAGTTTTATATGGAAAGTTTAAAATCCTAGCTAGCCTACTAAGAGATTGGAAAGATTGATGAGTTAATCTCCTATgccatgttgttgaagaagctttattgcaagaaaaagttgtaGTTGTCAGTGGAGATGTAATGTTCCCATGTAGAGGGTAAAGCCCATTCTCACTAAGACCTTGAAAGAGGATATATCCTGAGTTcacatccttaacagaaaaatcTTTTGAAGTAAATGTCACAGAACAATTGTTGTCTCTAGTAAACTTATGAACTGAAATCAAGTTTTGAGAAGCTATAGGAACATGAAGAATATTCTTTAAAGGTAAATTTTTGATTTGGTACTGAAACAATAGAAGTGCCAGTTTTGTTTATTCTCATACCTTCACCATTAGTTGTGGTTATAGTGTCATTGCTTCTAAAAATAGAAGTTGAAGCAATGTTTGAAGCATATGCAGTTAAATGATGTGTTGCACTAGAAACTATATACCAAGGATTCTGACCCATAACATTTGCTGAGGCAAGCATAGATTGTAGATTACTTGAAGGATTTCTTCCTTGATAAGAAAAGTTAATTATATTCCAACACTCATCAGCAGCATGTCCATATTCCTGACAAATCTGACATGTTGGTCTCTCACCAGAAGAAATTGAATTGAAAGAAGAAGGTCTAGCCATAGAAGTAGGataagaaatatttgatggtggAGAAGGAAGTATACCAGTACCTCTACCAAAACCTCTACCAGGATTTGTACCACGACCTCCTCTAGAAAAACCCCTTGAATTGCATCTGCCATTGTTATTACTAGAAGCAAAAAACTCTATTTGTGGACTCAGCTGATGAACTAACAATCTTAATATTGATAACTAACTCTTCACTGAGTAGTAAATTGTGTAATTATAGACCTGTAACAGGTGGATTTCTAATCCTCACAGATGTAGCAAAAGAACTAAAATCAACATTCAATCCACCCAGGTAACAACAACAATTTGATCATCAGAAATAATAGATCCATCAACAGCTAATTAATCAATAATGATCTTGATTTCATTACCATATGCAGAAGCAAATGAATTTCCTTTCTTTACATTCATCTACTTGGTGTGTAATTGAATAGCATGAGTAGAAGAAATTCTAGCAAAACGATCAGATATAGCTTTCCATAACTCGAAAGAATAAGAAGTTGCACAAGCAAAGTATGAGATGACACTGTCATAGATTGTTGAGTGTATCCACATCATGATAGTTGAATCTTCATCCATCCAATCAGTATATAATGGATTTTCAATTCCATTATTAGCGTTTGCACGAGTTGTATATTGAATTGGGCATTCACAAAATCCATCAAGATACTTCATGATCTTGAATTTACGAATAACAGGAAGCATCAAAGCTTTCCAGATGAGAAAATTATCATCCTTGAGTTTTAATTGGACAATACTAGTGAGTTGTTTGATTGGAATTTTAGAAATTGAGTGGGTTAACTAAACAATCTTACTAGGGTTAGCATAACAGACTATACATGCATCTAGTTGATCACCAACTTGAATGTTATGAACAGTAGACAAACAAGATAAATCCATATCATGATCTACTAAATCATTACGTTTAAGATTTAATAACTCACCATTAAGCTCTGACGAATCATCTGGTCGACTTGAATTTCTTCTTCCTTAGAAACATGATTTACTTCGTCTGTTTGAGAAGTAGTCTTCATCTCTTCCTCACCAATTGATGTCGCGAGAATCATATAGTAATGTTTttagttgaagatgaatcctcttgAGTCGATGATGAAATCTGCTTTATAGCCAATGTGTAATCTTACCGATAATTTTAGCAATAACAATCTCCAATTCTTCGAGATCCTTCATTATTTGTTTTTTATCTTTTCTGGTAAGTTTTCACATTGTTTTAAAaagaatagaaattaggtttttttttttttttcttttttaactttGGGGTTTGAGTTGCGGATGCGATGCCTAGGATCAAATTTTAGATGAAAAACCAAAACTCTTGGCTCGAATTTTAGATGAGAACCTAAAACTCTTGGCTCTGACACCAACTAATATAGAACGATAAGAAAGAAGAATGATAAGAAAGAAGAATGCATTACGGAGATTGCTGGGATGTGAAGGAAGAAAGAGATGCGAAATAGACGAAATTaatcaaagagaaagaaaagataaaagagaattcGTGTTAAACGAATAACAAGATTGATAAATAATATGATTGATAAAAGATTGTATCCTAGAGACAAACCCTATGCCTGTTTATATAGGCTTCTACATAAAACAAAGCGATTCACAACTTTGTTGCTTTGGGAATCTCAGTACTCTGTGAAGAACTGCTTGGCAACACTCCTTTTGAAGTCGGCTGATAATAAGACCATGCCAGCGCTGCAGAGCCAAGTGCAATGGTGACACCAATTGAACTCCAAATCCACCTTTGCCTTCTTTTCCTTCTTTGTCTGTCATGACGCGCCATCTCTGCAAATGGGATCGAAGAAACATCAAAAATAGCTAAAGGATGGTGGGGCATAATATACAAAACTTCAAGATCATTAGGTAAAAAAGGACGACCGCAACAGTTTACAGGGGAATTCATCTTACTGCAGCAGTCAACATAATTGTAAATGCAGAAGGTACGGCCATGGTATGAGTTTAGGTGCATCTATACCAAGTTTGTGTAAACATGAAACTTGGGGTATATAATGGCCAACAGATGGGAGCATATATGTGGCTTAGGCATTTATTCACAACAGAAAAAGAACACTACATATTTTAGGAAAATCTagcaaatcaaagaagaaaaaaagaacaaaaaaaaacaatggcaAATAAAAAGGATAAGATTAACAGTGTACTGAAATTCAGCATTAACTTACCCATAGCTTCTTGGTTCCTGTTAGACATCTCAGAGTTCATCGTTTCATAGTAATGTAGTCGGTCTATCAACCGAGCAATCTCAAAGTTCTTTGACTCGACCAAAGACTCCATCTCCTTCTCGACTTCTGCCTTGGCAACCCCCCTACCAACGGCATCAGCCACAAACCTTGCAACAGAAACTTGGTGACACACGTCTTCAGCAATATCACTTTTTGGCCCTCCATCTTCCACTACAATAGCTGACGCAGACGGAAGAATTACACCTAAAGCAGATAGCTTTTCTCTGAGGCTTTCCCACTGCCTTTCCATGCTATTGAAAGCATCCTCCGCTCGCTTTCGCCTCTCTATCTCCATCAACAAATTCACTCTGATTTCACGCACCTCAGAATCTAAATCACGCATGGAAGACTGTAGGCTACCCGCACTAGAAAGTTCTGCAGGAAGTAGGTAACACAAGTCAGCCTTCCCACATTGTACATCCAATGATTGCAAGCAAAAAAATATCAAGTTATCCAACTTATATGGTGCATTCAACTCAAAAAACTAAAAAGGATCAGCGAAAGCACTATACAATATTTCCTGGAAACTTCTAGTTCAAATAAACTTGGTGCAAGCATTACACAATCAATAAGTTTAGGCTCAATAACATGCTAAGCGGAAGATACTTGTTTAATGTTTAAAGCATTTACCCTGACCATTAAAAATTGCACCGCGTTCAAATCTTAGCTGCTAATATGAAGCACAAACACCAATTGTTGTCTTAGTTATCAGTATAGTGAGACACCATTCGCGAATCACAGCTTTCTCAGATTATATCATCCAAAAGAGCGATGGGTCAAACAGGTTTGGTACTCCCCATAAAAGTGAAAATAGAACTATAACAGTAGCCATCTACTTCAATCAAATAAACCAATATACGCTTTTCATGAGAATTACCCAGCGCCATTATGTGACCGACCTCATCTTTCAGCTAATCTAACTGTATTCAAACCCGAAGCAACTCATATTACTCAAGATTGTCAAATAGAAGAACATGTTCCGTAGAATAAACCAGCAAGCATATCAGGTAAAGCTACCACAAAATTTCTTGATGAACTAGTCCATAGTCCATAATAAAATTAATTCTATAAAAGAACCAAAAAGTTGAGTAACCAGAAATCATGTTACCTTCACAAGCATCATAGTATTCGGCCGTCGTTGTAGACATCTTAAAAGAACGCTCACCCCAAGCATTCTCTTCAGCGTCAGTATTACTGGTATAACTCATTGATTCTTGAGGATCAAAGAAATCATCACTTACAATTTCCTTGTCCAATTCATTACAATTTTCCCTATTTACATCATTCCAGCTACTCTTTCTTTCACCACTAACATCATTTTCTTCACCCGATTCATCATTCAGATTACTGGTTTTCCCACCAATCTCATCAACTTCCTCGGATATATCTGTAAGCTTATTAGTAATTTCCAATACAGAAACATCTCCAAGAGAATGTGTAGCCTG
This DNA window, taken from Papaver somniferum cultivar HN1 chromosome 3, ASM357369v1, whole genome shotgun sequence, encodes the following:
- the LOC113357736 gene encoding uncharacterized protein LOC113357736, with protein sequence MSTFSAVTLDRFLESGAAKSKLKSQVSPSLYKTPETTSSLPESPFSLLPSPYVVNHKRRGVNLQKSHSQSEVLERAVEDKIEDRRSGLLQATHSLGDVSVLEITNKLTDISEEVDEIGGKTSNLNDESGEENDVSGERKSSWNDVNRENCNELDKEIVSDDFFDPQESMSYTSNTDAEENAWGERSFKMSTTTAEYYDACEELSSAGSLQSSMRDLDSEVREIRVNLLMEIERRKRAEDAFNSMERQWESLREKLSALGVILPSASAIVVEDGGPKSDIAEDVCHQVSVARFVADAVGRGVAKAEVEKEMESLVESKNFEIARLIDRLHYYETMNSEMSNRNQEAMEMARHDRQRRKRRQRWIWSSIGVTIALGSAALAWSYYQPTSKGVLPSSSSQSTEIPKATKL